In Streptosporangium album, the following are encoded in one genomic region:
- a CDS encoding ribonuclease Z, translating into MSLRELIVLGTSSAVPTRHRNHNGYLLRWDGQGFLFDPGEGTQRQMIQAGVGSHDITWICVTHFHGDHCLGVPGIVQRIARDGVTHGVQAAYPATGETYWRRLRHASAFTDTSVIVERPVSGPAVTFGAGPVALTARPLSHPVESYGYRLDEPDGRRMVPSLLAGRGVRGPSVGELQRTGTVTAPDGTTVRLEECSEPRPGQSAAFIMDTRLCDNAFALAAGVDLLVIESTFLSAEATLAKEYGHLTAFDAGRVAAECGVRRLVLTHFSERYGLADEPSFLEEVRRSFDGEVVPARDLMRVPVPRRN; encoded by the coding sequence GTGTCCCTTCGCGAACTCATCGTCCTCGGCACCTCAAGCGCGGTGCCCACCCGCCACCGTAACCACAACGGATACCTCCTGCGGTGGGACGGACAGGGCTTCCTGTTCGACCCCGGTGAGGGCACCCAGCGCCAGATGATCCAGGCGGGTGTGGGCTCCCACGACATCACCTGGATCTGCGTCACCCACTTCCACGGCGACCACTGCCTGGGGGTTCCCGGAATCGTCCAGCGCATCGCCAGGGACGGCGTCACCCACGGGGTCCAGGCGGCATACCCCGCCACCGGCGAGACCTACTGGCGCCGCCTGCGCCACGCCAGCGCCTTCACCGACACCTCGGTGATCGTCGAGCGCCCCGTCTCCGGGCCGGCCGTGACCTTCGGCGCGGGCCCGGTGGCCCTCACCGCCCGCCCGCTCTCCCACCCCGTCGAGTCCTACGGCTACCGCCTCGACGAGCCGGACGGCCGCCGGATGGTCCCCTCCCTCCTCGCCGGGCGGGGCGTCCGGGGCCCGTCGGTCGGCGAGCTGCAGCGCACCGGCACGGTGACCGCCCCCGACGGCACGACGGTCCGGCTGGAGGAGTGCAGCGAGCCCCGCCCCGGCCAGAGCGCGGCCTTCATCATGGACACCCGGCTGTGCGACAACGCGTTCGCCCTGGCCGCCGGCGTGGACCTGCTGGTGATCGAGTCGACGTTCCTGTCCGCCGAGGCCACGCTGGCCAAGGAGTACGGTCACCTGACCGCGTTCGACGCCGGCCGGGTCGCCGCCGAGTGCGGGGTGAGGCGGCTGGTGCTGACGCATTTCTCCGAGAGGTACGGCCTGGCGGACGAGCCGTCGTTCCTGGAGGAGGTCCGTCGCAGCTTCGACGGCGAGGTGGTGCCGGCCAGGGACCTGATGCGGGTGCCGGTTCCCAGGCGTAACTGA
- a CDS encoding methylated-DNA--[protein]-cysteine S-methyltransferase, with translation MAFGSVPTPLGEMTVAVTEDGVAGVGWSSRQEGLRVRVLEGLKLVEVDEPGRTAAALGELADYYAGRLRAFGVPVDWRLTSPAQRRVLGTLYETVKYGQAVTYGELAARSGTGVPARAIGSIMGANPLPIIVPCHRVVAGNGLGGFSGGDGVESKRWLLTMEGYLQPTLDWD, from the coding sequence GTGGCGTTCGGGAGTGTCCCGACACCGCTGGGTGAGATGACGGTCGCCGTCACGGAGGACGGCGTGGCGGGCGTCGGCTGGAGCAGCCGGCAGGAGGGGCTCAGGGTCCGTGTGCTGGAGGGGCTCAAACTGGTCGAGGTGGACGAGCCCGGCCGGACGGCGGCGGCGCTCGGCGAGCTCGCCGACTACTACGCGGGCAGGCTGCGGGCCTTCGGCGTTCCGGTGGACTGGAGGCTGACCTCTCCAGCGCAGCGCAGGGTGCTCGGCACGCTGTACGAGACGGTGAAGTACGGCCAGGCCGTGACCTACGGTGAGCTGGCGGCGCGGAGCGGGACGGGTGTTCCCGCGCGGGCGATCGGATCGATCATGGGGGCGAATCCCCTCCCCATCATCGTCCCCTGCCACCGGGTGGTCGCCGGGAACGGGCTGGGTGGGTTCAGCGGGGGAGACGGCGTGGAGTCCAAGCGGTGGCTGCTGACCATGGAGGGATACTTGCAGCCGACCCTGGACTGGGACTGA
- a CDS encoding antitoxin, which produces MSIFDKVKSMLGEHSTKVEELANQGIDKAAQMAKEKTGGKYDQQIDSAADMARKQADTIDGQTDTYQEPDETTASQVPGETTPPEGTGETGTPPYPG; this is translated from the coding sequence ATGTCGATCTTCGACAAGGTCAAGAGCATGCTCGGCGAGCACAGCACCAAGGTTGAGGAGCTCGCCAACCAGGGCATCGACAAGGCAGCACAGATGGCCAAGGAGAAGACAGGCGGCAAGTACGACCAGCAGATCGACAGCGCCGCCGACATGGCCAGGAAGCAGGCGGACACGATAGACGGCCAGACCGATACGTACCAGGAGCCTGACGAGACCACCGCGTCTCAGGTCCCCGGTGAGACGACCCCGCCGGAAGGCACCGGCGAGACCGGCACGCCTCCCTACCCCGGCTAG